One genomic window of Luteitalea pratensis includes the following:
- the murG gene encoding undecaprenyldiphospho-muramoylpentapeptide beta-N-acetylglucosaminyltransferase, producing MDARPDISRPRQVVIAGGGTGGHLYPGIAVAHALRKRDPRAVVTFVGTARGIEARIVPQEGFELDLIRSAGLKGKSAGAVARGVGLLPLSALDAWQVLSRRRPNLVIGVGGYSSGPVVALAAARGIPTLLLEQNATPGLANRWLARLVDAAGVTYESTLRFFHGHGFVSGNPVREAFLAVGPRPGAGGERRVLVFGGSQGAHAINQAMVAAAAHVREIPGTCSIVHQTGERDLEAVTAGYADAGVAADVRAFIGDMPQQMAEADVVVCRAGATTLAELTAAGRVAILIPFPQATDDHQRANARTLEAAGAAVMLDEKDLTGERLAAELRGLLTDDERRYAMATRARGLARPDAADVIAARAETLMQGSH from the coding sequence GTGGACGCGCGCCCCGACATCTCGCGGCCACGACAGGTGGTGATTGCCGGAGGCGGCACCGGGGGACACCTGTATCCCGGGATTGCCGTGGCGCATGCACTCAGGAAGCGGGACCCCCGCGCCGTGGTGACCTTCGTCGGCACCGCCCGCGGGATCGAGGCACGCATCGTGCCGCAGGAGGGCTTCGAACTGGACCTGATCCGGAGCGCGGGATTGAAGGGCAAGAGCGCGGGCGCCGTCGCCCGTGGCGTCGGACTGCTGCCATTGAGTGCGCTCGACGCCTGGCAGGTCCTGTCACGCCGTCGCCCCAATCTCGTGATCGGCGTGGGGGGCTACAGCTCCGGCCCGGTCGTCGCGCTCGCCGCGGCGCGCGGGATTCCTACGCTCCTACTCGAGCAGAACGCGACCCCGGGCCTGGCCAATCGTTGGCTGGCCCGCCTGGTGGACGCCGCTGGCGTCACCTACGAGTCGACTCTGCGCTTCTTCCATGGCCATGGGTTCGTGTCCGGCAATCCGGTGCGCGAGGCGTTCCTCGCGGTCGGACCGCGGCCGGGCGCGGGTGGTGAACGAAGGGTGCTCGTCTTCGGAGGTTCACAGGGTGCACACGCGATCAATCAGGCGATGGTGGCGGCAGCGGCGCACGTACGTGAGATACCGGGCACGTGTTCAATCGTGCACCAGACGGGAGAACGTGATCTCGAAGCGGTGACGGCGGGCTATGCCGACGCTGGAGTCGCGGCCGACGTCCGCGCCTTCATCGGCGACATGCCGCAACAGATGGCGGAAGCCGACGTGGTGGTGTGCCGGGCCGGCGCCACCACGCTGGCCGAACTCACGGCCGCCGGTCGCGTGGCGATCCTGATCCCGTTTCCGCAGGCCACCGACGATCACCAGCGCGCCAATGCCAGGACGCTCGAGGCGGCGGGCGCCGCGGTGATGCTCGACGAGAAGGACCTCACCGGCGAACGGCTCGCGGCGGAACTGCGCGGACTGCTGACCGACGATGAACGCCGGTACGCCATGGCCACGCGCGCGCGCGGCCTGGCGCGGCCCGACGCAGCCGACGTGATCGCGGCTCGCGCCGAAACGCTGATGCAGGGGAGCCACTGA
- a CDS encoding cell division protein FtsQ/DivIB: protein MPPRPQGRNTRRVPPATTRDPRLLRARDGGHRAARSWRARLWTALRVGTFATVLIGSGWYVQAVMTSGQAFAVVRLRAIGNSRLSEGEIEGLLDGLKGRNIVTTPLEPWRQRLLASPWVREASLRRALPGTIEVRITERVPMAVARSGDSLLLIDEQGAIVDEFGPRYRSLDLPIVEGLMERDGKEAVADETRIALVAEALVSLRDANLLAKVSQIDVRNARNVGVMLMNDAVLLYVGRERFGERVQGYLDMKGRLARMVDQVESVDLRFENRVYVRPRKPGATFASMPRIPVEDSVEEALAEPEDVDGQH, encoded by the coding sequence ATGCCGCCACGTCCCCAGGGTCGAAACACGCGCCGCGTGCCGCCGGCCACGACGCGGGATCCGCGCCTGCTCCGTGCCCGCGATGGCGGCCACCGGGCCGCGCGATCGTGGCGGGCGCGCCTGTGGACGGCGCTGCGTGTCGGAACCTTCGCCACCGTGCTGATCGGTTCGGGCTGGTACGTGCAGGCGGTCATGACCAGTGGCCAGGCCTTTGCCGTCGTCCGCCTCAGGGCGATCGGCAACTCGCGCCTGTCAGAAGGCGAGATCGAAGGCCTGCTCGACGGCCTGAAGGGTCGCAACATCGTGACCACGCCCCTCGAGCCGTGGCGGCAGCGCCTGCTCGCGTCGCCGTGGGTGCGCGAGGCCAGTCTCCGCCGTGCGTTGCCGGGCACGATCGAAGTACGGATCACCGAACGTGTGCCGATGGCCGTGGCGCGATCGGGTGACTCGCTGCTGCTGATCGACGAGCAGGGCGCCATCGTCGACGAATTCGGGCCGCGCTATCGATCGCTGGACCTGCCGATCGTCGAGGGCCTGATGGAACGCGATGGCAAGGAGGCAGTCGCCGACGAGACGCGAATCGCGCTCGTGGCCGAGGCGCTCGTCTCTCTGCGTGATGCAAACCTGCTCGCGAAGGTCTCCCAGATCGACGTGCGCAACGCCCGCAACGTCGGCGTCATGCTGATGAACGACGCCGTGCTGCTGTACGTCGGTCGCGAGCGCTTTGGCGAGCGGGTGCAGGGCTATCTGGACATGAAGGGCCGCCTCGCGCGGATGGTCGATCAGGTCGAGTCGGTGGATTTGCGGTTCGAGAACCGCGTGTACGTGCGTCCCCGCAAGCCGGGGGCCACCTTTGCGTCGATGCCACGGATCCCTGTCGAGGATTCGGTGGAGGAAGCGCTGGCGGAGCCAGAGGATGTCGATGGGCAGCATTGA
- the murD gene encoding UDP-N-acetylmuramoyl-L-alanine--D-glutamate ligase yields the protein MTTNPYDVSGRHVAVVGGGRSGLAASRLVMQQGGSVTLIDAKADLAERDQLQALGVELCLGAMPDDVPVDASLVVVSPGVPADVGPLQAARGRGVRVIGELEFAASFVAGPIIAITGSKGKSTTTTLVGRMIEASGQLVLVGGNIGVPLSAQVDASTPSTWHVVETSSFQLETIERYHPHVAVWLNFSPDHLDRHVTEDAYERAKARIFENQTAADWAVVPAGAARIRAHATKGGGQIVTFGADLHAEDGIGLAGDAIARRHSGEGVEPLVPVSAVRLTGRHMLGNVMAACAVADLAGVSSADMTRAVEGFAGLEHALEYVATIGAARLYNDSKATNVDAATMAIEAFDGPVTAIVGGVYKGGDFARLGPPLRARRGSVVAIGDAAPLVEQALSPFVPVTREASMDDAVVTALAQRRDGGVVLLAPACASFDMFRDYADRGRVFKAIVARLAAAAGGQEEVRNG from the coding sequence ATGACGACGAACCCGTACGACGTCTCGGGGCGCCATGTGGCGGTGGTGGGCGGGGGCCGCAGCGGCCTTGCAGCCAGCCGTCTCGTGATGCAGCAGGGCGGCAGCGTGACGCTGATCGACGCCAAGGCGGACCTGGCCGAACGCGACCAATTGCAGGCACTCGGCGTCGAGCTCTGTCTCGGTGCGATGCCTGACGACGTGCCCGTCGACGCCAGCCTGGTCGTCGTGAGCCCAGGCGTGCCGGCCGACGTCGGTCCGCTGCAGGCCGCGCGCGGCCGCGGAGTACGCGTCATCGGCGAACTGGAGTTCGCCGCTTCGTTCGTGGCCGGGCCGATCATCGCGATCACCGGCTCCAAGGGCAAGTCGACGACGACGACGCTGGTGGGCCGGATGATTGAGGCGTCCGGGCAGCTGGTGCTCGTAGGCGGCAACATCGGTGTGCCGCTGTCGGCGCAGGTCGATGCGTCCACGCCGTCGACGTGGCACGTCGTCGAGACCAGCAGCTTCCAGCTCGAGACCATCGAGCGGTATCACCCGCACGTCGCGGTCTGGCTCAATTTCTCGCCGGACCACCTCGATCGACACGTCACCGAGGATGCCTACGAGCGCGCCAAGGCACGCATCTTCGAGAACCAGACGGCCGCGGACTGGGCCGTGGTACCTGCCGGCGCTGCGCGCATCCGTGCGCATGCGACGAAGGGTGGCGGGCAAATCGTGACCTTTGGCGCGGACCTCCATGCCGAGGACGGCATCGGCCTGGCCGGCGATGCGATTGCGCGTCGTCATTCGGGCGAGGGGGTCGAGCCGCTGGTGCCGGTGTCGGCCGTTCGCCTCACCGGGCGCCACATGCTCGGCAACGTCATGGCCGCGTGCGCCGTGGCGGATCTGGCGGGAGTGTCAAGCGCCGACATGACCCGGGCGGTCGAGGGCTTCGCGGGCCTCGAGCACGCGCTGGAGTACGTCGCGACGATCGGCGCAGCGCGGCTCTACAACGACTCGAAGGCGACCAACGTCGACGCCGCGACGATGGCCATCGAGGCATTCGACGGACCGGTAACGGCAATCGTCGGTGGCGTGTACAAGGGCGGCGACTTCGCGCGCCTCGGGCCGCCGCTGCGGGCGCGCCGCGGATCCGTAGTCGCAATCGGGGATGCCGCGCCGCTCGTGGAGCAGGCGTTGTCGCCGTTCGTGCCGGTGACGCGTGAGGCCTCGATGGACGACGCGGTCGTGACCGCGCTCGCGCAACGGCGCGACGGCGGCGTGGTGCTGCTGGCGCCGGCGTGCGCGAGCTTCGACATGTTTCGCGACTACGCCGATCGCGGTCGCGTGTTCAAGGCCATCGTGGCGCGGCTGGCGGCCGCCGCGGGTGGCCAGGAGGAGGTGCGGAACGGGTGA
- the ftsW gene encoding putative lipid II flippase FtsW, whose product MARKLKSDKWLFGAAFFLVCVSVVMVYSALAGKAMDATSVPVQLMARQATWVLVGSLLMVVVMRIDYRAWQQPTVINTAVGGVLAALLLLAAMKLLGAGHNVKGAVRWLGVGSIGIQPSEFAKLAVILFVAQRLSHRMERINDLKSVLVPVGSVLGAMALLILYQPDLGTTVSICIVAFSMLFAAGLSLQYIGLSALIATPALYVLVWLVPYRRARVLAFLDPWADPLDSGFQIIQSLIAVGTGGLLGRGLMEGLQKLRFLPEPHTDFIFAVISEEAGLAGAIAVLLALLVIAWRGLRIAANAQDRFGAFLAVGLTTMMAVQGLINISVVLGLLPTKGLPLPFVSSGGSSMLVNLIGLGILLNVSQHAAIES is encoded by the coding sequence ATGGCTCGCAAGCTGAAGTCAGACAAGTGGCTGTTTGGAGCCGCCTTCTTCCTCGTGTGCGTGAGCGTAGTGATGGTCTACAGCGCGCTCGCGGGAAAGGCGATGGATGCCACCTCCGTTCCGGTGCAGCTGATGGCCCGCCAGGCCACGTGGGTACTGGTGGGATCGCTGCTGATGGTCGTGGTGATGCGCATCGATTATCGCGCCTGGCAGCAGCCGACGGTGATCAACACCGCCGTCGGCGGCGTGCTCGCCGCGCTGCTGCTCCTTGCGGCCATGAAGTTGCTCGGAGCCGGGCACAACGTCAAGGGCGCGGTGCGCTGGCTCGGCGTCGGCAGCATCGGGATCCAGCCGTCCGAGTTCGCCAAGCTGGCAGTGATCCTGTTCGTGGCCCAGCGACTGAGCCACCGGATGGAGCGGATCAACGACCTGAAGAGCGTGTTGGTGCCGGTCGGATCGGTGCTCGGCGCGATGGCGCTCCTGATCCTGTATCAGCCCGATCTGGGTACCACGGTCTCGATCTGCATCGTCGCGTTCTCGATGCTGTTTGCGGCGGGCCTGAGCTTGCAGTACATCGGCCTCTCCGCGCTGATCGCGACGCCGGCACTCTACGTGCTCGTGTGGTTGGTCCCATACCGTCGTGCACGCGTGCTGGCATTCCTGGATCCCTGGGCCGACCCGCTCGACAGCGGCTTCCAGATCATCCAGTCGCTGATCGCGGTCGGCACCGGCGGCCTGTTGGGTCGCGGCCTGATGGAGGGCCTGCAGAAGCTGCGGTTCCTGCCCGAGCCGCACACCGACTTCATCTTCGCGGTGATTTCCGAGGAGGCCGGTCTTGCTGGTGCGATCGCCGTGCTGCTGGCGCTGCTCGTCATCGCATGGCGCGGCCTTCGCATCGCCGCCAACGCCCAGGATCGCTTCGGTGCGTTCCTGGCGGTCGGCCTGACGACGATGATGGCGGTGCAGGGCCTGATCAACATCAGCGTGGTCCTGGGACTGCTGCCGACCAAGGGACTGCCGTTGCCGTTCGTGAGTTCGGGCGGGTCGTCGATGCTGGTCAACCTGATCGGGCTCGGCATCCTGCTCAACGTGTCGCAGCACGCGGCCATCGAATCCTGA
- the murC gene encoding UDP-N-acetylmuramate--L-alanine ligase — MAEPTRRVHFVGIGGIGMSGIAELLVNLGYQVSGSDARTTDITRRLAGMGVRVHEGHAGDNIGDADVVVVTSAARPDNPEIVEARRRAVPVIARAEMLAELMRLRRTGIAIGGAHGKTTTTSMVALMLERAGLDPTAVIGGRLSAFGSNARLGQGDVIVAEADESDGSFLKLSPVISVITNVDREHLDHYGTFEAALDAFVAFANKVPFDGAVIVGVDDPVLTGLIPRMTRRVVTYATDNDAAMLGARAIGTSHGTSTCEVWRRATHGAGTTECLGTLVLHVPGRHNLRNALAAVGVGLELGLPFDRIVSGLAEFRGAERRLQVVGERAGVLVVDDYGHHPTEIAAVIAACREAWSRRLVLLFQPHRYTRTAGLLDEFADVLAQADEVCLLPIYAASEDPIPGVTSEVLAEAVTRRSGRPVHVTSGLPEAPASIAAVARAGDLIVTLGAGSVGSLGPRLLDAMEARG, encoded by the coding sequence ATGGCCGAGCCCACGCGTCGCGTCCACTTCGTCGGCATCGGCGGCATCGGCATGAGCGGCATCGCCGAACTGCTCGTCAACCTGGGTTACCAGGTGAGCGGGTCCGATGCCCGTACGACCGACATCACGCGCCGCCTGGCGGGGATGGGCGTGCGCGTGCACGAAGGGCATGCCGGCGACAACATCGGCGACGCCGACGTGGTCGTGGTCACGTCGGCCGCACGCCCAGACAATCCGGAAATCGTCGAGGCGAGGCGTCGCGCCGTGCCGGTGATCGCCCGCGCCGAGATGCTGGCAGAGCTGATGCGCCTGCGCCGCACCGGCATCGCCATCGGCGGCGCGCACGGCAAGACGACCACCACGTCGATGGTGGCGCTGATGCTCGAGCGCGCCGGGCTCGACCCGACCGCCGTCATCGGCGGCCGGCTCAGCGCCTTCGGCAGCAACGCGCGCCTCGGGCAGGGTGACGTCATCGTCGCGGAGGCGGACGAGAGCGATGGCTCGTTCCTCAAACTGTCGCCGGTGATCAGCGTGATCACCAACGTCGATCGCGAGCACCTCGATCACTACGGCACGTTCGAGGCCGCGCTCGACGCGTTCGTCGCCTTTGCCAACAAGGTGCCGTTCGACGGCGCGGTGATCGTCGGCGTCGACGACCCGGTGCTGACGGGGCTCATCCCGCGCATGACGCGCCGCGTCGTCACCTACGCGACCGACAACGACGCGGCCATGCTCGGCGCGCGCGCGATCGGCACGAGTCACGGAACGTCGACATGTGAGGTCTGGCGTCGTGCCACGCACGGTGCCGGGACGACCGAGTGCCTCGGCACGCTCGTGCTGCACGTGCCGGGTCGTCACAACCTGCGCAACGCGCTCGCCGCGGTGGGCGTCGGACTGGAACTCGGCTTGCCCTTCGATCGGATCGTGTCGGGCCTTGCGGAGTTCCGCGGTGCGGAGCGACGACTGCAGGTCGTGGGCGAGCGGGCCGGTGTACTCGTCGTCGACGACTACGGGCACCATCCGACCGAGATTGCCGCCGTGATCGCGGCCTGCCGCGAGGCATGGTCGCGGCGCCTCGTGCTGCTGTTCCAGCCGCATCGCTACACGCGCACGGCCGGGTTGCTGGACGAGTTCGCCGACGTGCTCGCGCAGGCCGACGAGGTCTGCCTGCTGCCGATCTACGCCGCGAGTGAGGACCCGATCCCAGGCGTGACATCCGAGGTACTGGCCGAGGCCGTGACGCGCCGCAGCGGCCGACCCGTCCACGTCACGAGCGGGCTGCCGGAGGCGCCGGCGTCGATCGCGGCGGTCGCTCGCGCCGGGGATCTGATCGTCACGCTTGGCGCCGGCTCGGTCGGTTCGCTCGGCCCTCGCCTGCTCGACGCGATGGAGGCGCGAGGCTGA
- the mraY gene encoding phospho-N-acetylmuramoyl-pentapeptide-transferase, which produces MLYHLLYRLHDTYSILNVTRYITFRTAAASITALIISLAFGGVLIRKLREFQIGQVIRHEGPESHRPKAGTPTMGGLLILAASIIPTLLWADLTNAYIWIAVLSTLAFGAIGFADDYLKITRRNHHGLLPRYKMGGQIVVAVTVGVVLLVLADKGLYNTRLIFPFFKYLIPDLGYFYVAFAGFVLVAWSNAVNLTDGLDGLAISTFAVAAAAFTALAYVTGHAVLAQYLLLVRFPPAGELTIFCGALVGASLGFLWYNSYPAEIFMGDVGSLALGGAIGTVALLIKQELLLVIVGGVFVLEAASVVIQVASFKLTGRRVFKMAPLHHHFELIGWSEPKVITRFLIIAIVCALFSLTTLKLR; this is translated from the coding sequence ATGCTGTACCACCTCCTGTATCGCCTCCACGACACGTACTCGATCCTCAACGTCACGCGGTACATCACGTTCCGCACGGCAGCCGCGAGCATCACCGCGCTGATCATCAGCCTGGCGTTCGGGGGCGTGCTGATCCGCAAGCTGCGTGAGTTCCAGATCGGGCAGGTGATTCGCCACGAGGGCCCCGAGAGCCATCGCCCCAAGGCCGGCACGCCCACCATGGGGGGACTGCTGATCCTGGCGGCCTCGATCATCCCGACGTTGCTCTGGGCCGACCTGACCAACGCGTACATCTGGATCGCCGTCCTCTCGACGCTGGCATTCGGCGCGATCGGGTTCGCGGACGATTACCTGAAAATCACGCGCCGCAACCACCACGGCCTGCTGCCGCGCTACAAGATGGGCGGCCAGATCGTCGTCGCGGTGACGGTCGGCGTGGTGCTGCTGGTGCTGGCTGACAAGGGCCTGTACAACACCCGGCTGATCTTTCCGTTCTTCAAATACCTGATTCCCGATCTGGGCTACTTCTACGTCGCCTTCGCGGGGTTCGTGCTGGTGGCGTGGTCCAACGCCGTCAACCTGACCGATGGACTCGACGGGCTGGCGATCAGCACCTTCGCGGTGGCGGCGGCGGCGTTCACTGCGCTGGCGTACGTGACCGGCCACGCTGTGCTCGCGCAATACCTGCTGCTGGTACGGTTCCCGCCTGCCGGCGAGCTCACGATCTTCTGCGGCGCGCTGGTTGGGGCCAGCCTCGGGTTCCTCTGGTACAACTCCTACCCGGCCGAGATCTTCATGGGCGACGTGGGATCGCTGGCGCTCGGCGGCGCCATCGGCACCGTCGCGCTGTTGATCAAGCAGGAGCTGCTGCTGGTGATCGTCGGCGGCGTCTTCGTGCTCGAGGCCGCCTCGGTCGTGATCCAGGTTGCCTCGTTCAAGCTGACTGGCAGGCGCGTCTTCAAGATGGCGCCGCTGCATCACCACTTCGAGCTCATTGGCTGGAGCGAGCCGAAGGTCATCACCCGCTTCCTGATCATCGCGATCGTCTGCGCGCTGTTCAGCCTCACCACCCTCAAGCTGCGATGA